The Elgaria multicarinata webbii isolate HBS135686 ecotype San Diego chromosome 1, rElgMul1.1.pri, whole genome shotgun sequence genome includes the window CTGATATTCCTTCCAGGTGGGTGGTGAGTGATGCTTGCCGGTTGTTACTCCTGGCCTTTTCACCACAGCATACCCAGTGCCCCAGGCAGCCAAAATCCCTGCTCAACGACCGCAGGTCCCTACGGAAACGCACACCTAGGAAGGTGTGAAGCACTGGGTTTAGGCAGCAGCGAGCAAAGGCCAAGCTACTGGTGATGAGGAGGGCCAGGTCCCGGTGTAAGGTTACTCTGCAGGTTGATGCCTGTTGGCCCATCAAATCAGCTGTGTCCAGTAAGGTGAGTAGAGCATAGGGCAGTTGCAGAGCCAAGAAGAGCAAGACCAGGGCCAAGATCAACCGCAAAGCCTTGTGTGACTGGGCACAAGGGGAGGATAGAAGGGTGCAGGTGATTGCTGCATAGCATGCTACCATCACTGCAAACGGTAGCACAAAGCCAACGCCTACTTGTATCAGTCTAACAGCAGCTGTGACAACTGCCACCCTGCAGAGTTGGAAACCTTCATAGTCCTCAACACGAGCATACATGAAGTGAGGCAGTGCTAGAGCAGCAGAGAGCAACCACATCAATCCTGAGGTCAgcctgccccagcagctggcagcAGGACGTAGGCGGTGGGCAACCGGTGCCCTCACAATGGCTACATAGCGATCCATGGTGAGGCCCATGAGGAACAGGAAGCTGCTGTAGAAGTTGAGGGCATGGAGGCCTTGTAGGGCCTGGCATGTGGCATTGTCCAGGTGCCAGCTGCCCAGCATCCCAGCCACACCCACTGGCAGTGTCAGGAGCAGCAGCAAGTCGGAGGTAGCAAGCTGTAAGAGGAGAACATTGCCGAGGGATTGAACTGTATGGTAACGGAGACGAACCAGCAACAGAATCCCATTGCCAAGGACACCCAGCACACAGAACAGGATGGCCATGACTGGGAGGTAGATATGTGCCACAACACGGATGGCCTCCTTTTCACACAACTCAGGTAGGGTTGGTGATGAGACATCATATTCCCATGAGTACCATTCTGTGCTGACTGTCAACTCCTGCAGAAGGAGGGAATGGCGAGAAAGTGTTTATTACTGTGTTCCTCCATGATGGGAGTCATACAAAAGGTGAGTTGGGGCCCACGGCTCCCATATAATGTGTGGCCCAGGCTTTGGCACGTCTCATTTACAGAGTGGATGAAGATATTGGAACTACCCAGTGGAAACTCCACCCTTGGACAGGCTTTCTTAGAACAAACCGTCCATCTCCAGCACGTTCCTCTGAACAGGAGGTACCTTGCCTATAGAAAATAAGACTTAATTTGAGCTAGAGATCGTCAGGATACAGAACCTGGACCCTGCTTTTAAGGCTAGGACTCAGCCCTGGAATGCACATTGACAAGAGATTGCCTCTGATCATCTGCAGAATGCTTTGCCCTCATCACTTAATACCTACATCTCTTGTGGATTAGTGGCATGATTTACAGATAACACAAGGTAAGGCAAGAGCCCCAGCATATTTCTGCACTGCATACAAATTTCTTCATAGGTACTGGAAGAGCCTTTGTACACAATGCTTCTAATTTGAGTAGAGTACTAAAACTGCATGGAGTTCACTGTCCTTCCCCACAAAATccattctttttaaagtttcattTCAGCATATATTTtagagatggggtgtgtgtgttcattttgttgctgctattgttaaatagCTCTGTGATCTCCTGCAAATAACACAGAAAtccaccagtagatccagatctaatTTCCGCTTACCCCTGCTATTAATGACAAGTATAAACAAAAAGACTATTCTTAAATGTTggttaaatgttgttgttgttgttgtttacaaaagCCATTGGAGTCTGATAGGCATGGCAGGCTCACCACTATGAATGCCAAGCTTGTTCTCTGCCAACAACTTCTTTCAAAGTTTGATGAATTCGTGATGGCTGGAGCTACCACATAATACCCTGGGGATGAATCTTGCCATGTCCTGCATGTTTCTGCAGGTGAGGCTCTTGGGACCCAAGGACTGGCTTTGgaggaccccccacccccaccccctgcctgtcTTGATAGCAAGCTCATGCTCACTTACCTGAATTTGTGAGTGCTGTTTATCCATCATCAGATTTCAGTCAAGAAATAACTTCTAAGGCTTGCTGGGTTTTTACAAGTTGGCTGCCCTGCTGAGTGATGTTGTGGTTGATTCTGAAAGGACATATCCCCTATCTGATACTGAGAGAAACATGCTAAGAATAAATGCTACATTAACCTTAACTGGATTGGACAGGTCTGTAAATACTTTGTAGATGTGGCATGGTTCTGATGGTTGAGTACATATGGTTGAGACAATTTGCCAAAGTATCATGAATCCCACAGCAAAgttttaaagtgattttttaaaacaacaacaactattcaCTACATTCTTACAATGTGTTGTGCATGCAGAGCAATGGTGTGGTAATTTTTCCAGATCAATTAATGCTACTGTGACCTTGTATAGATCACTACATCAAACCTATTACCTTCCAATTTCTTTGGAAATGTGGGTAATGGAGGATATAATGTAAACACTTTATTTTAATAGCTGTTGATTGTGTTGATGAAGATTTCAGAGAATTCAGGTCACCttgagggagctaggggtggcgacagccgacagaaagctctggcgtgggctggtccatgaagtcacgaagagtcggaagcgactgaacgaataaacaacaacaaaaatataaaatatatcccACCCTGTTACCCACAAGCTGGATAACATTCTCAGTTAGAACATAAAAGATGCTAGGGCTAAACCAAGGATGGGAAacccgtggccctccagatgatgttgtattacagctcctatcatgcctgaccattggccgtaaTGACTAAGGTTGataggagttgggagtccaacaatatttgtgtgggggcggggagggacaCAGACTCCCCACTCCTGAGCTGAGGAATATCTGGGCCTCACACGCTTCCCTGGAAACCTTTCTGTTTGGTCCAAGATTGGCAGGGGCTACTGCCGAGAGAAAGGCACTTTGCGTATCAAACATCATCATTCTCCCTGCTATTGACCCATGCAAATGTACTCATGCAAATGTAGCCAAATGAGCActacccatgcacaagagggaagtatcaaCAGATTTGGGGTTTGCAAGGGTACAAAAACTCTTAAGAAAATACTTGACCCTCCCTGCAACTCAATAACTCAATGATGCAGAATATTGACagtctgaaagctccatcacaccgggggttaacaagCTCCCGACCTTCGCCTCTCAGCCGgtattttcattcctcagttacttcctattTCAAAAGAGTTAGTGGACAACCAGCTCGAGGGCcatggagtccgctgctctaacggcactgcttctcctgcacacagcaggagagagcagcaattccgtgtttaaaaatacatcggacttaaccagggtttttttgtcatgaaaggaaggccagaaggggcgggaggcagacgacgtcatgggagggacctgagcaaactctgtgagcgcccagtaacaagcgtgcaataaaacgctcgtgggatggagctctGAGGGAAAAATCCTGACAATtggatgggagggggaaatggaatagaGCGGCTAGAAATAAATGAAGGCCGGGTGCAAAGCGAATGAAGTGGctgggcaaggaggagggaggaaaagacacatggagtttaaaaaaagaaaaagtagacaGGAAAAATAATTGCCTGGATAGGTCACTCCCTGGTCCACACTGAGAAGCTTCTGTCCCCAGGGACAGACATGAGAGTTGCCCATAGATATCAATGCAGAAAAGATTTTTAATGTAGCTTGAACCACACACGAATGCATCTACCCCACTTGCCAGGAAAAAAAGCTGAGAAAACAAATATCTGGAATGGCTGAATTCTTAAACAGAAGCACACCATACTGCAACATATGGGTGCAAGGTCCCATTTATCCCTTCTAATACCAATTCAAGTAATCCCATGCTTGTGTGAATgttgccaaaacaacaacaccaattcagaagagggagatatcagcCAACTTCAGGTAAACCTAAGGCTTGCAGGGGTATgaaaaatcttaagaaaaaaGATTTGTTAATCTCTTCAAGGGGAGGGCACCAAAAAGTAGCCAGTGATAACTCAggggctgccttcacagtgctgagttggcacCGCATTCCCCCTAAACCCGTTGGTTTCGCTTACCTAGGGTGGCGTCGGGTAATTCccacgccaaggagggagtgtggggtttccagcggTCATCTGAGTGCTGGAGCTGCACCCCTTTTCCTGGCTTTCGGTGACCAATCGCCGGTCACCATCCGCCACAACTGCCCCCTGGATCAGCCACAGAGCGAGATCAGACGGCGGAAGAGCTcgggtgacctcgctcccactgaaaaagttggggtaactcCTCAACTTTTTTTAGCATGCTGCTCCGCGGAAAAgcctgcagtggctgcgaatctgcaccTGCATCATAGAACCGGTGCAGTGCAGATTTGTATAGGCAGCCCCTCAGCGGCATTCAGTGTTGACAGACTGAGACAAAAAAACCTGGGTGAAAGGGAATAGGGTGGAATGGGGTGGCTAAGGGGAAAGAAAAACTGGGTGGGAAGTGGAATGGAGTGGCTATAAAATGGGCGAGAGAGACAGTGACCCAGTTTGCTTGACTggtgtgattaacaagccacggtTAACATGTTGCATGTGCCAGTTGCGTGCTCATCAGggttccctaattaccctcactggtcAACCAGCTGCAAGCTTGAGCTTTGTTATATAGCATAACAGGAGAAGGTCTGAGGGGGACAGGAAAGGGTGAAAAGGGGTGATTCTTTCCTATGCTCTACTTCCTCAATGGCgcccctgctcctcctccaaAGAGACTTGAACATTACTGCATGGTTCCTGTTCCAAACTGGCtggccctgaacaggagcactgctCTTTAGGTGTGGGGATGTACTACAAaactttgttgcagatcccacttgttcCCAGTAATAATGAACCCAATTTGCTTAGTGCCTATTCACTTGGAAGCTATAAAGGGCCACTCAAAAATATGGTGGTGGGTTCTAGGTCATCAGAGCATTCCTAGACATGCAAAATTATATGTTTACAAACTAAAacaaatttataataataaaagaagataTCTGTTTGTCCGTCCATCAACACCATAGCATCAAGACCATGAAACCAGGGCCTCAGCTTCACACATGTGGGAGGAGTGtgcattgttgttattctctgcagtatggTGAAATTGGCTCCGCTCTTTCGTTGCTATACTGTAGAGCCAGCCATCCCaaaaacctggcttttcagtgCTGGCAAAGACATACTTCTGGCTGGGGGCACGGGCAGAGTACAACCAATGCCATTcggagagaggcttgttacccgCCCCTCTCCAGGTTCACCCTgccactacagtttaatgaatgAGAATGGGGAGTAATTAACCCACAATACTGCCTGCCCATGAGAGCACCCCACCATCACAAACaacccccactccaaaaagtatcgTGCTAGccctaacactacatcagagaatcCATTAACGTATCTCTGAactctggagctgtgcagctctggagctaacaccacatcacagaagCGAATTAACACAGTCCagttgcaactctggagctgcacagctctgGAGCTAACAACACATCAGAAAAGCAAATTAACAAAGTTCCAGAATTAATTAACACAGGAAGTGCATAGACGTCTCTCATTGGGAATGCTAAAGGCGTGAATGGGGGAAGGGCCAGCCCACGTCACAGGCACATCCCAGATTTAATGCGCAGGCACGGGGGCATACTGCAAATCGAGCATCTGAGAGGTGCTTTAACTAAAATAATGGAATAAAAGGGCTCTCTGATACTGCGGCTTTTCTAGGTGGAAGAAGCTGGTTGAGAGCACACTGGCCACAATGTCATGTGCTGCAAAGGACCTAGCAATACAGCCAAGTTGCAGGAAAaaccctgtgaagacagcccccagacaCCTGAAACCTGGCATGCACACTATGCGGACTCCAGTTAATGGTTCTGAAgttacagcttgtgcaaaatacagcggccagattgataactggaacaaggaggttcgaacatataataCAGATTCTGGCCCGCTAGCATTAGCTGcatatacgtttccgagcccaattcaaggtgctagttttaacctataaagccctacatggcttgggaccgcaatacctgatggaatgcctctcccgacgtgaatatacccactcactatgttcaacatctaaggtcctcctccgggtgcctactccaagagaggatcagagtgtggcaacaagggacagggccttttcggtggtagccccccaactgtggaatgatctctccaatgaggctcgcctggagccaacactgttatgttttaggcgccaggtcaaggctttcctcttctcccaggcatttaacaccatttaacaacactaagtttgttttttaatggaccccagaactgttgtttttaaatggctactgttgtttttatactgt containing:
- the CCR10 gene encoding C-C chemokine receptor type 10 — encoded protein: MMDKQHSQIQELTVSTEWYSWEYDVSSPTLPELCEKEAIRVVAHIYLPVMAILFCVLGVLGNGILLLVRLRYHTVQSLGNVLLLQLATSDLLLLLTLPVGVAGMLGSWHLDNATCQALQGLHALNFYSSFLFLMGLTMDRYVAIVRAPVAHRLRPAASCWGRLTSGLMWLLSAALALPHFMYARVEDYEGFQLCRVAVVTAAVRLIQVGVGFVLPFAVMVACYAAITCTLLSSPCAQSHKALRLILALVLLFLALQLPYALLTLLDTADLMGQQASTCRVTLHRDLALLITSSLAFARCCLNPVLHTFLGVRFRRDLRSLSRDFGCLGHWVCCGEKARSNNRQASLTTHLEGISGAP